The Acidimicrobiia bacterium genome includes the window TCGCCTACGTGGCCTGCGATCCGGCGAGCCTCGCCCGTGACGCCCGGCTGCTCCGTCAAGCCGGATACGACCTCGACTACGCGGTGCCGGTCGACATGTTCCCGCAGACGTTCCACATAGAGACGGTGGCGCGTTTTCAACTCCGATGATTTTTCTCAGCAATGCTGGTGCGCGTGGGGAGCAACAGTATTGCCGAGAAAACTCCGAGCGATGGGTACGCTGAGCCAATGCGCGCCTCGTTGATTGTCGTCACGGCTTTCGCCGCCATTGCGGGAGTTCTGCCTAATCCCGCCGGCGCCGCCGTCCGAACCCCCGGATCTTTCGTCATCAGCGTGCACCAACCTGGTGGGCTCTCGACCGATTCCGAGCTGGCTGTGCTCGGAGTGGCGGCCGAACATGGTGCCCGGTCCCTTGCCATCCACCGCGGGACCATCCAGATGTCGGGTGTCTATCGAGAAGGAGAGGTAGTCCAGGAGGCTGAGGCCGGTTATTTCATTCCCATGTCGTCACTGGCGGTCGACCCCGGTCGCGCCTCGCCGTTGATCGGGGCCGAGGTGGCGGAGGCGCTGGCCGCCGGCGCCGTCGTGTTCGGCGCGACGTCGGCCGGCCTGCGGGGCGCGCAGGTGGGCGACGAAGTCGAGTTCGTCGGTTGGGACGGTTCTCTGCAGCGTCTGCGCGTCGGTGCCATCGCTCCCGACGCCGACGTGTGGTGGGCCGAGCTCGCCTTCTCCGATACCACCGCCGCCTCATTCGGGTTCGAGCGAAAGTCATCGATGGCCGTCTGGGGATTCCGCGCCCAGGACGAGATCGTGATTGATCTCTGGACCCGCCTGCCGAAGGTGCGGCTGCGCATAGGTAGCCCGGACGATCCCTGGGATCCCGACAGCGTCTTGCCGACCGTGCTGGTCAAGCAGCGCTTCGGCGAGTTCTCCTACCGTCCGACGGGTGTGGGCGACGCCGTGGTCATCGAACAGGCATGGAAGGACGAGAACATCGTCGACGTCACCCTTCCCCTCCTGGGTCCCTTCAAGTGCCATCGCGCCGTCGTCCCCTACCTCCGGTCTGCCATCGGTGAGGTGATCAGCCTCGGATTATGGGCGCACATCGACCGGCGTGATTTCCAGATCCAGGGCGGCTGTTACAACGCCCGGCTGATTCGCGGTGGTGACAAGGGCGGTGCGATCTCACGGCACACATGGGGAATTGCCATCGATATCAACCCCGGCGACAACCCCTACGGCGGTCGTATCGGAATGGATCCCGACATCGCGGCGGTCTTCCAGAAGTGGGGCTTCGCTTGGGGAGGTGGCTGGACCTACTCCGATGGCGGCCATTTCGAGTGGAATCACGTGCCCGAACACCTGCTCGAAGGATGACACCGTGGAGCTAGCGCGCAGCATCGAGGTGGCCAGGCGCTGGCGATCAGAGGGCAAAGCGGTCGCCGTTGCCACGCTGGTTCGCGTCGGCGGTCCCGCCCCCAGGCCGCTCGGGAGTCGGTTCCTCGTTTCGTCGGCCGGCGACATGGAGGGGTCTGTCTCCGGGGGCTGCGTCGAGAACGACGTCTTCATGCACGCTCAGCGAGTGCTCGAGGATCAGCGGCCGGCGCTCGTCGACTACGGCATCTCAGACGACGTGGCCTTCGAGGTCGGGCTTTCCTGCGGCGGCGCGATCGATGTGTTCATCGAGAACTGGACTGATGAGATCTGGCGTCGGTTCGATCCGAAGAGACCCGTAGTCATCGCAACGGTGGTGGCCGGGCCAGCTGCCGGCAGCAGAGGTATCTTCGATTCGAACTTCGAGTCGATCGGCTCGGATCTTCCGGAGTCCCTCCTGCCTGAGATAGAGCCCTTCGTGCGGATCGCTCTCGAGACGGAGAGGCCCGCGATCGTCGGCGTAGGCGAATCCGAGCTGTTCCTCGAGGCGGCAGGTCCGCCGCCCCGACTGGTCATATTCGGCGCGGTCGAAATCGGTCAGGCTCTCTGCGCCCTTGCGTCCCGGGTCGGTTTCACGGTGATCGTGTGCGATCCGCGGGCGGCCTTCACCACTCCGGAGCGGTTCCCTGATGCCTCCGAGATCATCACGGCCTGGCCCGAGGACGCTGTGGAGCAGCTGGATTTCGATGGACGCACCTTTGTCGTCGTGCTTTCACACGATCATCGCTATGAAGATCCCGTGGTGAAAGCGGCCCTGGCGAGGAATGTTCGCTACCTGGGAGCGATGGGGAGTCGAAGGACTCATGGCAAACGGCTGCAACGTCTCGCCGAGGCAGGAGTTCCGCCGGACACACTTGCGCGCATTCACGGGCCGATCGGCCTCGACCTCGGAGCCGAGGCGGCGGGTGAGACGGCCGTCGAGATACTCGCCGAGATCGTCGCGGCGCGCCGGGCGAGAGAGGACGGCGGATCAGAGGGCACGGTCGCCGGTTGATTCCGGCGCCAGTCCCGAACCGTATAGTGGACCCGTCACCGCACCGAAAGTCTCCGATGTCGATTGCCGCCCTGATCCTCGCCGCAGGCTCCTCAACTCGCCTGGGATCTCCCAAACAGCTCCTGCCGTGGGGAGAGAAGACGCTGCTCGGACATGTGATCGAGAGAACCCGGTCGTTCGGAATCGATGAGATATGGGTGGTGATCGGCCATGATGCCGAAGCCGTGCTCGAAGGTGTGGACTTCGGCAATGCAACCGTCGTGGTCAATGACGAGTTCGAGGAAGGCATCGCCTCTTCCATCCGCGTCGGCCTCGATGCTCTCACTCGTGAGTCCCGCGCCGGCAAGGTCCTCATCGCAATGGGAGACCAACCTGAAATCCGCCGAGATGTCGTCGCCGAGTTGATCGATGCAGCGCGACGGGAGAAACGGCCCGCCCTCGTGCCGAAGTATCGCTACACCTGGTCCAATCCGATCATCGTCGACCGGTCGCTGTGGGCCCGTCTGATCAGCCTCGAAGGAGACACGGGAGCTCAGCGCCTCCTTCAGGCGCATCCTGAGTGGGTTAGGGAGATCTGGTTCGAGCACCTTCCGCCCAGAGACGTGGACACACAGCAGGACGTCGATGATCTGCAACCGCGTGGCTGACCCGGCACCCGGTGAGCGGGTTTCGGTAGGCTTCGGCCAACCAGAGACATCCGGTAGGAAGCGGGAAAGGAGCGGTAGTGCCTTCAATTGACGCCGTCGAGGGTATCGGGCAGCGTACGGCAACGAAGCTGAGGAAGAACGGTATCCGCACGACCGAAGCGTTGTTGAAGCGGGCCGGAGACCGGAGAGGTCGCAAACTGCTGGCCGCAGATACCGGGTTCGCTGAGAAGCAGATCCTTCAGTGGGTGAACCGCGCCGACCTGATGCGATGCAGGGGGATAGGCGGTGAATACTCCGACCTTCTCGAGTCCGCCGGCGTGGACACTATCAAGGAACTCCGCAGACGAAATGCCGTCTCACTGACGAAGAAGATGGTCGAGATCAACGAGAGCAAGAAGCTCGTTCGCCGTCTGCCCACCGAAGCGATGGTGGCGCGCTGGATCGATTCAGCTCAGGCCATCGAGCCGTTGGTGAAGTACTAGGCGGCCAGGGGGCCTCGAGTCCGGATCCCGGCCCCGTTCCCGGTTCACAAGTCGCGTGTTGAGGGCCCCGGAGGGCCCTCAACAGAGGCTGGTCGCGGTCGACGCTACTTAGCGGCAGGTTGCTCGGCTGCCGGCTTGGCCGCAGTCCGGGCGGCCGGTTTCTTGGCTGCCGTTGTGGCGGCTTTCGTTGCCGGCTTCTTGGCCGCCGGTTTCTTGGCCGCCGGTTTCTTGGCCGCCGGCCTCTTGGCCGCCGGCCTCTTGGCCGCAACCTCGACCACAGGCTTCTCGACCACTTCGCCGGGCGAGAAGGACTCCCGCCACGATGAGAGAATGTCCTCGAGCTGGTCGCGCAGCTTTCCGACACGCTCCTGGATTTCATCGAGGTCCACCCTGGCACTCAGATCCTCGACGACCTTCTGCTCTGAGATCTTGCTGACGAGCTTCTCGCCTTCCTCAGCCCACAGTTCGAACTCTTTGCGAGCGTCTCCAGTCAGCTTCTCGCCCATGTCGCCGACCCGGTCGGTCAGCTTCTCGGAGAGTTCCTTGAGGGCATCGCCGGCCCGTTTCATGGCGACCATCGGTGCACCGACGGCGGCGTAGAGCGCCTTCTTGGTCTCGATCATTTCTTCTCCTGTCGTTGCGGCTCGATCCCGTCCGACTCGATCAGAGTGCGGTAGAGCTCGAGCAATACCTGTTTCTGGCGGGTGTTCAACACCGGGTCCGCTTCGACGGCCTCAACGACCGTCGGCGGCGAGAACCCATCGTCGAGCAATCCGGCCCGCACGTACATCGATTCAGCTTGAATCGACAACGCCCGGGCAAGCGACTTCAGGATCTCGGCGGACGGCTTCCGGAGTCCCCGCTCGATCTGGCTCAGGTAGGGGTTCGAAATCCCTGCCCGATCTGCCAGTCTTCGCAGTGACATCTTGGAGCGCTCACGCTGTTGACGGATGAAGTCGCCGAGCTCGAGGCGGCTCGATGCTTGTTCCGGATTCTCGCTCATCATTAGCAATATATCGCAGCTTGCTAACTTTTGCAAGCAGCGGTGAGAGTCTCCCTGCGGGCTCAGAACATCGAGCCGCGTTGTGCGAGCATCTCGTCGAGAGCCTTCTGCACGACCTCTCTGGTGTGTTCGGCCAGTTCCAGAACGGCCAGTCGATCTGTGCCCGTCCCCGGCTCCGGCGGGTCGATCGGGGGTAGGAACCTGATCTTCCATTTCACGGGGAGCGGGATCGGATTGAGGAACACGCCGAGCTCCTCGACTCGCTGTTGCGGAAAGAACTGCTTGAACAACTGGGCCAGTCGGCGTGAGCTGAACAGCGCCGGATGGACGTCCTCGGATCCGACAATCGCGACCGGGATTATCGGGGATCCGGCTTCGATGGCGAGCTCGGCGAACCCACCGCGACCGAACCGCCGGAGTTGGTAAGCCTCTGCATGCGGCTTCTGAAAAGCAGGAACACCCTCGGGAAATGCGCCTAGTAAGAAGCCGTTCTTGAGAACCCAGCGAGCGTCTTCCCTGCTGGCGAAAGCAGCTCCCGCCTTGCGGTATAGATGAGACAGAAAGGGAACGAGGTTGAGTATCTCGGTACCGACGACCCGTACCCTCCGCGGCAACTCTGCCTCATTGAGCACCGCCAGCTGGAGCATCATCCCGTCGTAGGGGATGAAAGCACCGGCGTGATTGCACACCAGAACGCCTGGCCCATGAGTCGGTACGTTCTCGATCCCTTCCACATCCACACGGAAGTACTCGAAGTAGAGGAAGTTGGCGACGTGCCAGATCATCTCGGAGACGACCGGATCGAGACCCAGCGCGTCGATGTCGTAGGAAGCCAGCAAGAGGTGCCTGATGAGGCCGGGCCAGGTGTCGAGTCCGAGATGGCCGGCGGCAGGCACGGCCAGGTCGGAGATGTTGGTACCGCCGTGCAGTGCACAACGCTCTTTGCCGGCGATGACCGGGAGTCCGCACGCGAATCCCTCGATTGTCCGCAGGGTGCACGATTGGCGGGCGTCGACCATGGATTCAAATCGTCGACCGGCACTGATTCGTCGCCTGCGCGCCTCCGAGAGTTCCGCCGGCGATACCGGTGAGCGCTCCCTTCTCCAGGGCTTCGCCTGTGATTGGAGTTCGACTCGGAGCGCTTCGATCAGTTCGCTCTTGGTCATCTTCGAGCGGCCGGAGATCCCCGCTGCCCTGGCGAAAGCGCGAAGTTCGTCCCGGGTGAGACGGTCGAGGAGCAATGACATCGAATCGGTCATCTGGTGACCCCGGGAGCGGCGACCCGGCCGTAGGCGGTCAGCACCGCCTGGCGGGCGGTGAGCTGCGGCTTCCACCCGAAGGCCTCTTTCATGCGCGTCGTGTCCATGATCCGACCGTACCGGAGGTACTGCTCGAGACTCCCCGGGAATCGATTCCCGAACATTCCGAGCGCCCCGAGAGCGACTCGATGCTGCCTTGGAAGAAGGGGCTGGGGGAGGCGTCTCCCGAGCCTCAGCACACGACTCAGGTACAGCTGGCCTTCGGCTGCGATGTTGAACGTCCCGTGGACCGGCTGTGCAACTGCATGGAGTAATGCAGAGACCACGTCTTCCTCATGGATCACCTGTATTCGCGGGTCGTATCCCAGAAGCGTCGGCACCACCGGTAGCTGTATGTATCGGCTGAGGATGTTGCCGATCTCGGTGCCGATGATCGGCGCGAAACGCAGAGTCGTGAAAGTCACGTGCGGTATGTCGAGGGCGACTTCGCCCAGCAGGCGCTCGACGTCGCGAATGCTGAGCGAGTAGGCACTGGTGGTGCGCTTCGGGGTGGTGTCCTCGTTGAGTATCGAAGGGTGGCGGGGCCCCGAACCGTAGAACACGGAGTCCGACTTCATCACGACCTTCTCGATCTCTGAGCTCCGCTCCAAAGCCCCGAACAGTCCGCGTGCTCCCATGATCACCCTGCTGTGAGACTTCTCTCGCCCGAGGATTGCGGCCCTGTCGATCGCTTGCAGGTGGACGAGAACGTGCGGCCGGACATCGAGGAAGAAGTGAGCGAAATCGAGTTCGTCGATTTCGAGCTCGTGCATCGGCGAATCGAAATCGACGGTCGGCGACAACTCGTCCACGGCGATGACTTCGACATCGGGCTGAGCCTCGAGGCGCTGAATCAAGCGGC containing:
- a CDS encoding M15 family metallopeptidase; the encoded protein is MRASLIVVTAFAAIAGVLPNPAGAAVRTPGSFVISVHQPGGLSTDSELAVLGVAAEHGARSLAIHRGTIQMSGVYREGEVVQEAEAGYFIPMSSLAVDPGRASPLIGAEVAEALAAGAVVFGATSAGLRGAQVGDEVEFVGWDGSLQRLRVGAIAPDADVWWAELAFSDTTAASFGFERKSSMAVWGFRAQDEIVIDLWTRLPKVRLRIGSPDDPWDPDSVLPTVLVKQRFGEFSYRPTGVGDAVVIEQAWKDENIVDVTLPLLGPFKCHRAVVPYLRSAIGEVISLGLWAHIDRRDFQIQGGCYNARLIRGGDKGGAISRHTWGIAIDINPGDNPYGGRIGMDPDIAAVFQKWGFAWGGGWTYSDGGHFEWNHVPEHLLEG
- a CDS encoding XdhC/CoxI family protein, with translation MELARSIEVARRWRSEGKAVAVATLVRVGGPAPRPLGSRFLVSSAGDMEGSVSGGCVENDVFMHAQRVLEDQRPALVDYGISDDVAFEVGLSCGGAIDVFIENWTDEIWRRFDPKRPVVIATVVAGPAAGSRGIFDSNFESIGSDLPESLLPEIEPFVRIALETERPAIVGVGESELFLEAAGPPPRLVIFGAVEIGQALCALASRVGFTVIVCDPRAAFTTPERFPDASEIITAWPEDAVEQLDFDGRTFVVVLSHDHRYEDPVVKAALARNVRYLGAMGSRRTHGKRLQRLAEAGVPPDTLARIHGPIGLDLGAEAAGETAVEILAEIVAARRAREDGGSEGTVAG
- a CDS encoding nucleotidyltransferase family protein; amino-acid sequence: MSIAALILAAGSSTRLGSPKQLLPWGEKTLLGHVIERTRSFGIDEIWVVIGHDAEAVLEGVDFGNATVVVNDEFEEGIASSIRVGLDALTRESRAGKVLIAMGDQPEIRRDVVAELIDAARREKRPALVPKYRYTWSNPIIVDRSLWARLISLEGDTGAQRLLQAHPEWVREIWFEHLPPRDVDTQQDVDDLQPRG
- a CDS encoding DUF4332 domain-containing protein, which gives rise to MPSIDAVEGIGQRTATKLRKNGIRTTEALLKRAGDRRGRKLLAADTGFAEKQILQWVNRADLMRCRGIGGEYSDLLESAGVDTIKELRRRNAVSLTKKMVEINESKKLVRRLPTEAMVARWIDSAQAIEPLVKY
- a CDS encoding helix-turn-helix domain-containing protein codes for the protein MSENPEQASSRLELGDFIRQQRERSKMSLRRLADRAGISNPYLSQIERGLRKPSAEILKSLARALSIQAESMYVRAGLLDDGFSPPTVVEAVEADPVLNTRQKQVLLELYRTLIESDGIEPQRQEKK
- a CDS encoding 1-acyl-sn-glycerol-3-phosphate acyltransferase translates to MTDSMSLLLDRLTRDELRAFARAAGISGRSKMTKSELIEALRVELQSQAKPWRRERSPVSPAELSEARRRRISAGRRFESMVDARQSCTLRTIEGFACGLPVIAGKERCALHGGTNISDLAVPAAGHLGLDTWPGLIRHLLLASYDIDALGLDPVVSEMIWHVANFLYFEYFRVDVEGIENVPTHGPGVLVCNHAGAFIPYDGMMLQLAVLNEAELPRRVRVVGTEILNLVPFLSHLYRKAGAAFASREDARWVLKNGFLLGAFPEGVPAFQKPHAEAYQLRRFGRGGFAELAIEAGSPIIPVAIVGSEDVHPALFSSRRLAQLFKQFFPQQRVEELGVFLNPIPLPVKWKIRFLPPIDPPEPGTGTDRLAVLELAEHTREVVQKALDEMLAQRGSMF
- a CDS encoding NAD-dependent epimerase/dehydratase family protein; this translates as MRRIMVTGAATWTGGRLIQRLEAQPDVEVIAVDELSPTVDFDSPMHELEIDELDFAHFFLDVRPHVLVHLQAIDRAAILGREKSHSRVIMGARGLFGALERSSEIEKVVMKSDSVFYGSGPRHPSILNEDTTPKRTTSAYSLSIRDVERLLGEVALDIPHVTFTTLRFAPIIGTEIGNILSRYIQLPVVPTLLGYDPRIQVIHEEDVVSALLHAVAQPVHGTFNIAAEGQLYLSRVLRLGRRLPQPLLPRQHRVALGALGMFGNRFPGSLEQYLRYGRIMDTTRMKEAFGWKPQLTARQAVLTAYGRVAAPGVTR